GCGCGCCGCCTCTGCGGTGGCCTCGGCCTCGGCCCGGGCGGTCTCGTCGAGCGGCTGATGCTCGCCCAGCTGAAGGCGGATGCGGTCGATCTCGGCCTGGGCGGCTTTGTTGCGCTCGAAGGCGGCGATGGAGATGCGGCTGTAAATATTTGTGCCGGTTATCTTTTCCAGAACGTCCGCGCGCTCTTTCCCCGTGGCGCGCAGGAAGGCATCGAAGTCACCCTGGGCGAGCAGTACGGACCGGCGAAACTGGTCGAAGTCGAGCCCGATCCGGGCTGCGATCTCGATGCCGACCTCGCGCTTGCTATTCGCCACGATCTGATCTGCATCCAGATCGATCAGCACCCGCTTTGCCGCCTGCAGCGTGCCGGTGGCCTTGCCCCGGGCGCGGCGCACGCTCCAGTTGGCCCGGTAGCGACGACCGTCGCGGCCGATGAAGTCAATCTCGGCCTCGGCCTCGCCAGCGCCGTGGCTCAACACTCGCCGGCCGTCATGGAGGCCCACTTCCATCGGTTGATCCTTGCTCGCGGCAGGGCTCCTCGGCAGGGCATCGTAGAGCGCCAGACAGACGGCATCGAGCAGGGTGGACTTGCCGGCCCCGGTCGGGCCGGTGATCGCGAGGATGCCGGCATGGGCGAGCGGCGGGGCCTCGAAATCGATGGTGAAATCGTCCTGAAGGCTGGCGAGGTTGCGGCCGCGGATCCGGAGCAGGCGCATCAGGCGGTCTCCTCCGCATCGGTGTCGGGGCCGGCATGGGCGTCGGCCAGGAGTTCGGCGAAGGCGCGGGCCAGCGCATCGGGCGGGTCGGTATCGAAACGCTGGCGGTGCAGCCGGGCGAAGACGTCGGCCGGGCCGATCTCGTCCAGGGCGGGCGGCAGGCTGGCGCCGTCGGCGAGGCTGCCGCCGCTGCCGCGGCTGAGCGCCCGCACCCGGGCAAGGCGCAGCGGCGCATCGCCCAGCGCCTCGGCCACCCGGCGGCGGAGATCTGGAACGGGGGCGTCGATCGCGACCACGACCTCCAGATAGGGGCGGAGATCGGGGCTCTCGGGCGGGGCGACCTCAAGGCCGGCGACCGCGGCCAGGGCGGCCTCGGGGTCGAGCGCACCGGTTTCGGGCACGCGCAGGAAGGCGACCGGGCGCGGCACCGGGATCAAGCGATGGGCTGCGGGACCCTGGCCGTCGGTCTCGACCAGCACCACCGAATGGCGATAGCTGCGCTCCGCCATCGACATCGGAAAGGGCGCGCCGGCATAGCGCAGCGGCATGGCGGACTTCAACCCCTGGGCGCGGTGCAGATGGCCGAGGGCGACATAGGCATAGCCCTCGGGGAAGATGCCGGGCGACAGCGCCTCCTCGCCGCCGATCAT
The DNA window shown above is from Tistrella mobilis and carries:
- a CDS encoding exonuclease SbcCD subunit D; the protein is MRILHTADWHLGQELHGFDRGAEHDRFLAWLLDTLDDEAVDALVVAGDVYDTVNPPVAAQQRLYRFLNTALARRPGLDIVIVGGNHDGPSRLELPAPLLDRSRISIFGALPRSDGRPDPARTLVPLTDDAGRTAAVVAAIAYPRPGDLPVDGGGAAALADIYAQALAAARDRFPGLPVIATGHLHVTGGDVSADSERPVMIGGEEALSPGIFPEGYAYVALGHLHRAQGLKSAMPLRYAGAPFPMSMAERSYRHSVVLVETDGQGPAAHRLIPVPRPVAFLRVPETGALDPEAALAAVAGLEVAPPESPDLRPYLEVVVAIDAPVPDLRRRVAEALGDAPLRLARVRALSRGSGGSLADGASLPPALDEIGPADVFARLHRQRFDTDPPDALARAFAELLADAHAGPDTDAEETA